The Malus domestica chromosome 08, GDT2T_hap1 genomic interval TGGAGGCATTACTTGCTTGGTACCCCATTCATCATCAAGACGGACAACGTTGCCACTAGCTACTTtcaaacccaacaaaagctcaCACCTAAGCAAGCAAGGTGGCAAGAGTTCTTAGCGGAGTTTGATTACAAGCTAGAGTACAAGCAAGGAAAGGAGAACGTGGTGGCCGATGCTCTAAGTAGACGAGTAGAGTTAATGGCTACGGTACTCAAGCCGCAAAGCCATCTCTTGGGCCGTGTCCGAGAAGGTTTATCACATGACGTCCAAGCCAAGAACATTGTGGAGTTTGTCAAGGATGGGAAGACAAGAAGGTTTTGGCTTGAGGACGGCTTGCTATACACCAAGGGCAAGCGGATCTATGTCCCAAAGTGGGGAAGCTTAAGGAAAGAAATCCTTAAGGAGTGCCATGACTCAATGTGGGCAGGACATCCTGGCACTCACCGCACGTTGGCTTTGGTGAGCGATGCTTATTATTGGCCACAAATGCGGGATGATGTAGATTCATACGTGAAGACTTGTCTTGTGTGCCAACAAGACAAAGTGGAACAAAAGCAACCGGGAGGACTGTTGGAACCACTTCCCACCCCATCAAGACCATGGGAATGTTTAACCATGGATTTCATCACACATTTGCCCAAGTCTGGTGGATGTGGATCTATCTTCGTCGTGGTCGATAGATTCACCAAGTATGCCACTTTCATACCCGCACATGTGGAGTGCACAGCCGAAGTAGCTGCACGCTTGTTTCTAAAGCACGTGGTGAAGTATTGGGGTGTTCCGAGGAGCATAGTCAGTGATCGAGATGCTCGCTTCACGGGTAGATTTTGGAAGGAGCTCTTCAAACTACTTGGCTCGAAGTTAGACTTCTCCACAGCTTTTCATCCCCAAACTGATGGACAAATGGAGCGGGTTAATGCATTGTTGGAGACTTATTTGCGGCACTATGTTAGTGCCAATCAACGAGATTGGGCTAAGTTACTTGATGTTGCCCAATTCTCTTATAACTTGCAACGTTCGGAGTCGACGGGGAAAAGTCCGTTCGAGTTGGCTATAGGGCAACAACCCTTGACCCCGAATACGGTCGTGACTGGCTACACGGGGAATAGTCCAGCCGCTTTCAAAACCGCTAAGGAGTGGCAATTAGCCCAcgaacttgctcgagctcatttggagaaggcttcaaagaagatgaagaaatgggcGGATCGCAAGCGAAGGAATGTGGAGTTCCAAACTGGCGACCAAGTCTTTGTGAAGCTCAATGCGTCTCAGCACAAGAGTACTCATGGCTTGCACAAGAGCTTGTTGCGGAAATATGAGGGACCATTCCCTATCATCAAGAAGGTTGGCAAAGCCGCGTATGTTGTGGAACTCCCACCCCGCCTCAAGTTTCACCCGGTGTTCCATGTGAGCAACTTGAAGCCTTATCATGCGGACGATGACGAACCAAGTCGAGGTGAGTCTCATCGAGCACCCCCTTTTATGACGGAGGCATTTGACAAAGAAATGGAGAGCATTAAAGCCAAGCGTGTCGTGGTGCGACCAAGAcaaccaaagcatgtggagtactTTGTCAAATGGAAGGGGCTACCATACTCCGAAGCAACATGGGAGAAAGAGACGTCCTTATGGCAATATAAGGACTTGATTCAGACATTCGAGAGGCAAGAGTCAACGAGGACGTCGACGACTTAAGTGGGGGAGGATGTCACGAGCCatgtgttaaaaacaaagaaaatgcccaagacatcatatatctaagcccatgaagccatgtcttcatggaagcttctggaacgtcccggagaaatcaagaacgtggtggagcattcaagataatctagggcattccggaacattccacacaagtgtacatatttaagcctcacctagaataatctagattaggcaagttgtatctagaactatgctagatatttttggatgtaagtaggggattctagaaccctccattgaggaggtgacttaggcctataaataggaggtaaggccatttggccaaaccatccaagaattgtaagcaattgtaaagttctcttaagtttcaatacaaagcttcctttctcccatcttctaagtgattttagcattctccaagctatcttagctttctttgtgattcgatccggggaagtgaggcttcgaaggcttacttagcttgttcatcgaggtattcaagtctaagtgccgcacgggcggaaggctttCATCCCGTGAcacaaggcaacataagccacgagccgagcagcctcgcagcatgtgctacttctagttgagcatcatttcagattgagcacctcctcatatcgagcatcagttcaagacaacaactagttacttcggcccacacatggactgaatttcaagtttccagccaaaagactctcttgactgaagacttgggggactactgtttataccatacttagggcctccgtatatagatctcgtacaaatactcaggggacttaaatgtaattatgtaataaaggaatgggcaaatatgtaataagtgaggagcccttattttataaagggactcctcaccctcacaattagaaaaaggccatttcttaaggctccttcatcctctcaaagctctcacattacagagctccctcactcccctcacctctcagataagtacataatcagtgtggacgtagcccaaaccttgggtgaaccacgatacatcttgtgttatttacattacttgcagattcacggttggatttacgttgttccaagacctccggttttgtgcatcaacatggtTAATGAAGTTAATTAAATCACTCCaagattatttttcttttcaaatttcatatttataATAGCAAATATCGATTAACTACCAAAGAAGAATTagaatgaaaaaaataagaatcaTTCTCGTTCATGTTTGAAAAGTTATAGTACGAGAAATTGTTGTTGAGTGAGATGGGTTTGGGAATCATGGCCCTTCAAAAGCAAAGTGCATAATATATATGAACCTCAATCATGATACACAAATAATGTATCATGGACCCTAGAAACTCAGAGTACTTAACATTTAAacaagaagaaataaaatagcACTGCCTCTATCCTGGCACTAGGAGTGATATTgccaaaattaaattagaaggaACATACAAAAACCAACCAAACTAATAACACTCCACAAAGTCACAACAAGAGAGCTAGAGTGGCTACTCCCATCACCAGTTGATGAGGGTTTGGTGGTACTTGCGGGGGTGGTAATTGTAGAGTTACCGTCGGAACCACCGGATGTTGATTTACCGTTGCCAGATGGTGCTGCGGTTGATCCTGACGCTACAGTCACAGAAAGCTTCATCCCCATCGTACAATGCCCAACCGAGCCACAAATGTAGTTATGAGTCCCAGCAGTCTTGAGGGGGATGGTGGTCGTTCCGCTGCTGTCACTTGTAATTGAATTTCCCACAGTGCAAGTTTTGTAGTCACTGTCAGTCACTTCGTCCACCGTGTGCCCACTTCCATAGTTGAACACTAACATGTACAAAAATTTAGGAAAAATTGACACAATCAGTTCAAACGTAAACCAAGTGGCAGTGCTGCTAGACTATAAATAATTCTAACACCACACACTAGTTAAATAAAATTGACCTGATCAATTATCTAAATTGATTATCTATACGAAATTCTCAAAACACGTATCTAGATTGAATGTTTGTACTTAATTCTCAAACTTTACTCATTAAACAAGAGCTCCCTTAATCAATAGTCTAGATTGAATCTATACGTAACTCTGAAACGACACATCAAAATAACACCTTATAAACATTATTTTTGAAGCATGTTCACAACAAATAATCAAAAGGGAGTAAGGATTTTACCCAGGCTGTCACCAACTTTAAAGGTCTTGCCACTAGTCCAAGTGCTATAATCCACACCACTAGCCCACCCAGAGGAGTCTCCAACGGTGTACACGGTGGCTAAGCATCTTGGCATCATGACCATGGCAACAACCAGGACTAAACCCACAATTCTGGCCATTCTCGATGAGCCAGCtacaatgagagagagagagagagagagagagagagagggaagaagaAGCCTTTTGTGATGATATAATTCTAAAGAGTGGGAATTCAGTTATATAATGGTATGAAGGGGGTTGGAGTAAGTAGGGTTTGGTGGCCCTTGGTCGACTTACTTccgataaaatgcaaaatgttcCGTCAAGGAACTCATTGCATGGGGATGACTTAGGTTAGACGTCACACCTAATGCTTTGTTATAATAATGtgaccttttttctttttatttctttttgcaTTGTTAATCTCTTAACTTTCACAAGAAAGAAATGTAATAATAAATAAGGCTATCATAATCTAGGTTTGTTAGGATAATGTTCTATCTTTCTTTTAAACCCATTTCTAAGCACCAAAGTGgactaattaaattaaagaaaCGTGATTAAAGGGTTGGTTTACTTTTAATTTGTTCTGTGGCTTTGTGAATAGACCTTTCACCATCTCTTTAATGATGGATTGCGAGTTAAGAAAAGATTAACATGTTATGCTTATAAAAGCTATGATTAATGCCAACGAGAATCCAAAGATAATCATAATAGACATAAAATATGTGAAAGATGGTACATTTGAAATTTTGTAGTCTTAGCACCCTAAGCCCTTATTACATACATATGGAAATGTGTTGATACTCCAAATTAGTCAGCCTGCAATACTCCCATAAAGAAATATAGGAGAGAATAACAATAAAAATGAGTACGTAATGACTTTTTAAGAGTGCAAATAACATTTTCCTAATAGAAATCTGAGTTTTATTGATTTAGTATTGACATCACGCTTAAACAAGTTGGAGGTGATCTCCCTTTCACGACCCTGAATGCAAGGGTAGAGAAGTAGCAAGCCAAACTTTTTATTGGCATGGACAAGTAAAAAATTCTCAGCGTTGAGAGAGATTTGAAATTATATAAGTAACTTAGTACAACATGGTAAATTTCATTGAGAGGAATCAAAGCTCTAACATGTTGTCTTCAATGAACACAAAGTTCATATACAAAAGTAAAATAGAAATAAGTTTAGAATCGAAGCAATAAAATCGTAAGAAGTCAAGAGAACAAATTTGCAATTAACCCTAAATTcaaatacaaagaaaaaaaaaagtctcaaTGTTGGTTACTAGTTAGCATGAAAAGAACGTAAACCTTACTAATATTGTTTCTAGTTCTGGTTAATCTTTTTATTCTTGTCCGAGTGCAAACATAGGTCAAAGTGGGTTTGGTCTTTGGAGATGAGAAGTCACATTCTCTGAGCAAAACGGTTCACCTAACAAAGTGAGCATTAGACGTTATGGGCATGATTTTTTGTTCATGCATGAGATGAGTCATGACCCAAATAAAAAATGTGGGTCCATCTCACCACATGTCACTTTTTCATATGTGAAAAATAGGGTTTGACTACTTTGGTTTTGGCAAGGGTTGTTGGAGGCGATATGGTTCCACCAACTGCCTGTGTTAGGGAATCTGGTTAGTAAACAATTGGCCAGGGAAAAGAATTATGATATGAATCGCAAGTGTTTTGAGGGAGATAGTTGAAGAATTAGAATTAAGATAGGTTCACTGTTTGATTCTATcaacataaatgaaaaaaataaaataaaataatacaataCAGTGTTTAAacagataaaaaaattattgaacttATCTACCTGCGAATTTGGTGATTGCACGTATCCATAGTTTTACTTTTAAAGTTTATACTCAACGAAAGAgagagttttccagtttttctcAAACTTTTAGAGCACAAACTTCAGATTTACTTCAGAGTTCTTGAGAATTATTGCACATGTAATAATGCaatgacattttttttcttttctagaaTCGTACTTTGAAACATAGCTAATTCTTTCGTAAAGAATAATATTCGCATCCCATAACGGTTCATTATGAAAATGTTACTTGGTACCTACATCATTAATTTGTTTCGTTCATTCGATAATTAAGGGATCTcagattttaataattttttgtaagtagGATCTTTAAGTGCTGATTAAGAATTTGAACGATTCCAAGTATGAAATTTGTACGTGTCATGAAATAAACTAAAAGTGGACaagttccaaaacaaatcctGAAAAATCTCCAATGCCATAATGCACACCTAATCCTTAACTAAAATCTCAACGTAAAAAAGCATTCAATCTCTTTTCTGGTTGtgtttttctttcaattgaAGACACAGCACTCACACTCTAATAATGTAGGCAAAGATTACAAAATTTCTTTTTACAAGTTAGAGGGTTTTTGGGAGGTCATCGGCATGGTAATCTACGTCCTAAAATATATAGAAACTTTACCAAGTCTAGTGATACTTCTTCAAATGTTGGCAGATGTTTCAAGTTTGTAGTCGCTTATGCCGTGAATACGAAAAACGAAAAACAATGGAAACTTGATTAggattccatttttttttctttacaagGAAGACTAAATGTCACATATATAAGAAATAAGATCTCAAAAATGAACTTAAAGTCTTAGAGTTAGGTGACAAGATACATCAAGAGACTGAAATATTTTCTAGTACAAGTAGCTCAATTTATCCAAACTTGTAGCCTACGTACATAACCAGCTTCGAGCCTTCCAGCAACTTGTACAAGTACCAAAGTGACGGAACCCATTGAATGTtcacccccaccccccccccccccccctccctccCAAACGATGGGCGAGAATCTCACCAAGTATGCAGGGAAAGTCCGAGTGAGCATACACAAATGTTCCTGCAAACgaaagggaaggagagagaTTATTACTATGAAGGTACCCAAAGCACAGATAATTGTTTAACTAGAATGCTTGAACAAGCTAACAATTGTTTGCTTATATCATGCCTGATCAATAATATTGCAAGTTGGCTGCCAAACATTTGATCCCACTCTCTAGGTAAATCAACGAAGTTCAAAAACTCATTCAGCCTAATATAGTAAATTTGTCTACCACTCTCtagcaaccaaattattctagAAGATCAAGGCAACCCGTACTTTTTAACTACACTTTTCCTGAATCATTATCCCGAGGTCCAGAACATCTCACAGCTTTCCTGTTGGTATGGTTAATAGTTTGGAATCCAAGGAGAGATGCTAAGTTGCTATGCAAAGTGCAAACAGAGACGTGTCGATCAAATAAATTCATGGCATTGAGAGAGGCTAAATGCGACGACCTCCATTCAACAACTTTAGGTCAATGGGTAAAAAATAACGGACTTTACTTTCAATCTATGTAATTAAACTTCTGGATGAAGACACTAGCCATTTACAGTACATATCTAATTAGAAGTAGTTTAAACAATGCAGAAGTTACTGCAGAAATTTTGGTACCATATTACTATGCATATTCTAGTGAACCAACTAATGCTCCATCACTGAAAGAACTAATCATCTGACTAACAAAATGTTTATTACAAAGCTAAACAAACATCAAAAGGGTATACCACATAGCTAGTTACATTAGTTTCAAACAAGCAGAACATGATTTAAAGAGAGGACATACCTACACAAATATGATGTGAAGACAATGCTGAAATTTCACCGTGCCAGCCAAATTTCAGTTTGTATCATTGACAACTGTGTTATCTTCCTCGACGCTAGAATTCAATTCTGTACATTTATCACCCAACTTAGAACTTTCTGTTTTTGGCACTTTAACAAATTGTTTACCACGTGCCACACGAATTCGTCTTCCCATAAGCAGCTGCAGGAAACAAAAGTTTCCAAGGGGACATCTTCATTTTAATATAGATTACTAAAAGTCTGTATAGAATGCGGTTGAGAATTTTAACTTTTCATGCCCTAGACATTATTTGAACACATAATTTAAATTGAATCAGAACAATCATCAAACAGAAAATTACCTTCCCGTGTGAGCTGCCTCAGCCTCGGCCTTGGTTTTGAAGCCCACAAATCCATATCCTGCGGACATTCTCAGGTTATTTTGGAATACAATTTCTGCGGTAACAACATTATAATCCTCTGACTTAAAGAGCACCTTGAGATCTTTAGATCTTGCTTCATATGGCAGATTTTCCACATACAAATTGAAAGTTATTGGCTTGGGTTCCGAAGAAGGGGGAGGAATCTTCGTCTTTTTTGGCCTGGCATAAGCCATCTTTATGACACGACCCTCCATTTCTTATAAGGCATTCCAAATACGAGAAAATCACAATATGGGAGGGAAGCCGCATAAATAAATATCATACATTTAGTTACTCAAAATATAGTGGAAGATAAAACTAATTTTGAAGAACTTTTGATTTCTTTATCTAACACGTTGACAAAAGCAGAAAAGACAACGTATCATGGGAATATTTTACTAGTTAACCCACACTTAACCCCTTAAACTATAATTCGTGTGTTTGGTTCTTATTGTAATGTCGTGAGCAGTCACTCAGTGGCATATTGATCACTTATTCAAGGGCATAAAATGATGTAGTTCTCCAATATTGAGAAATCAGTGGCAGCACAACAGCACTGCCTTCTTCCCTCTCCCTTTCCCTACAACATCTCCTAATCTCCACCACCGCTATCATTCCATTCAAGCACATCTCTTCTTATCGCCCTAAAAAACTTCATAAAAACCACTCCTGCACCTTTCTTAAATTCTCCCCTTGCTTTCTCCTTTTTTGACAATTTGACACACTTATTTACTCTCCTAGCACCAAAAGGTCTCCTTAGAAGAAAAGGAACACGCTCAGTGGATGAGAAAACTACGCTTTAAAATGACAGCTTGGATCAAGGATGGGCCTATGGATTTCAGCTATTCATCAAGTGGGAAAAACAGAGGGTAAAGCAAGCCAATTGAGTGAGTGTACCTATGTTTAAGGAGGATGCAGCTGACAACCAACAGGCTTGTCAAGGCATTTATtcattacatgattttataaaGATTCTGGTGGTTAAGTACGTGCAGGTTCTGGAGATTTTATCGCTCTGCAATATGTATGCCTTATGTAGCCATTACTATAACAAAATAAGGAATTTGAATAATTTTCTACAACGAAAAATATACTTCCACTTCCAACCCCAATCGCTAGGGCACCAAACAAGTTTTATTGTCATTTTGACAGGGTACTTTTTTTAGCctccaaaacaacaaaaagcTAAAATGTGCATAGTAGAAGTACATGACATCATAGTTCCAGCTCAATCCCTCGTTCCCTTAATGCTAGATTAGCTCTGCTCGTTGAACAAAGTTGATGGTATGTCAAACAAGAGTAAGAAGATCACAACCAATGTCAGAGGTGGAAAAATGTAAATAAGAAAGTGAGCGTGTGAGAGGGTAATAATGGCACCATGAGAAAGAATGAAggttgatgagtagattttatattatatattttaccctaatcttagtatattttggttaatattttgaaagaattttgatattttgaattgtattttcaatataggactttcgacttcctctggagaaaaacaggaccaaatggacgaattttggagtaatttcaGTTGGAGGACGGAGAAatacaggaccaaatggacgaattttggagtaatttcaGTTGGAgaacgttcgtgagtcacttggcgtgtttgtatcaaaatttgggatttttccacctagcggttattttctggcaataaaataaaggagcgatgcgcAATGCTGGAAAAtaacgtttttgggcttaaattgcgtttttggagcctaaGATGatctcggatgggttcgtggccttctggagaagtgttcagaatattccaaacattacatccagctatattgggccagttttggagcagcttatgggtccaaaacgtggctgttcagattttaggcgaattttaccatttaatttagggttatgtttcctattttattttattattaattttagtttcctagggGGAATAAAGGAgctgtttttagggtttgtgtgggggcttagcagatatattgcttggccgtctacagttttttaCTACGCttttttttatgcaattttgggaGACGgagagaagtgctagggttttggagaatTTCTACTTAAaggtgctttcaatcattttcttaataatattttctatgatttcaattatgaatatgcgtaactaatttcttttgctagggcgaagccttgagccttagcatgaatatgtgatttttatttaattgcttatgattgattgcgtgcatactttgaattgttaattaccgggataaaaactatttaattgtcttaatgcctgatcaccattaggatctttagaaaagtaatttgatacaattttggtcggaaggttccctgaaattgacgttggcttcttgtgattaataattgtaatttcacttaggatgaacaccacgtcttaagggttgcattgTCACAGCCTGTCCCTGATTTTTCAAAAATGCACTAGAGGTGAAGGgttttgacttttgttgaccaacGTATAGTGAGAAGTACGAAATTTTCTCAGCGTATTCCTGAAATACTCGACAATAGGAGCAGAAGAGGATTTGGAGTTACAGTTAAAGTTTTACGGAACTCTAACCTGAGAAGTACTTTTACtttggttaatatatatatatatatataagtattattattttattagttgTTATTGGAATGATTAGAATGTGGGAAAGAAAGAGGGCAGtcgggaaggaagaagaaaggaaaaatggGATTGGGCAAAACTGCCCAATCTGAAAGAAGGAGGGGATGAatcaggagaagagagaaggagaatcTGACCAATcaggaagagaagaaagaaggagaaaggaGGGAAGGGAGAAACGGGGAATCACGACCCGGGGATTGGCAACCTGACCCGGTCGGTGTTCTTGCCATTTCCGACGAGTTTTGGCCCATTTTTCCAACAAATTGCATCAAACCAACCGTTGTAAAACCCTCCACGACCTTCCCTCTATCCATtccatctcaaatttggagacATTTGGCCTTGAAAATGGAGGAACACGCAAGGAGGGGAGCGGCGGCTTTGGCTTCGAATCACCCAATCCCAAagcaatttctttcaattgccACCACTCATGGAAtcctcttgaggcctagaacaaagcccaaacattaGTTGGAgcatcggagttgatttgaggataaattggaactcacccaattctagggtttcgcacgggtttgagcaaattggagcctttccaggccaaattggccttggcctcaggtataaagtttactctactctgtgagatcttcaattctgtattttttgagaattttttgaaatagttggattttccggcgagtcggggcggcccgtgcagcggcgcgtggccagtggcccgccaatgtcattcttagcatgtgtttaatgttctaggttcagttttgataattgattgacgtaaatcgagtaattgaacctaagttcatTACGATTCGtagttaggtgaaaatgtgaattgacgatccgaccgttggatcgtcaccaaactttgatacgttgtaatacgtaatatttgaggattataggaacttacggattgggaatccgacttacggatcttccggaattggagttgtaagttcataaaatagaatgttaaccgtcacttggttttgattattgacggagatccaaccgttggatgataaggaaattttaggatgttgttctagagatatattgtggacctctggaagtttcAGATCGGAAATCTGagatgcagatcttccggatcgatctacgtagtgacgtgttttatataagttatattctatcgatatgatttctgaggtttgatttgatgattgttctaggcgccgatcgtcatgacgccttgatgtgttgtgctagggagttgtagggcgaactcgaggtgagtgggcagttttgttttccgtatatatctatataaatgagattttccCCAGATAATCAATTTAAGTGAAATGCGatatgaaatgccatgcaaaatatatgcctatttatttatgcattagtaattGCATACATGCATGATTGGTGttgcggacgcacaggtaagtgccaagtaagttcataaattaaattatgtaaTTGTTGAGTTGcaatgactccggctagataaGATTGAtgagattgattatgagctatagattcagccgtacaggccactaTAGGTGGATCCGGTTGACATATTATTTTGCATGAGttacttatatgatttgatgagatatatattttggcatggcatataatTAACATATCACTACTTCTGAGTATGGTTTTGAGACAAGTATACATATTACATATTTCTGGGAACgtatacgggttttacagcgaggggttagcgTCTTGATAATGAgatgattttatttttgaaaaactttgttttactgacccactcaactttgttttactgaaccactcaactttgttttgcgcccctccaggttcaagataacagagctttggtggtcacgaggaatccaacggtgttctgacagaattcacaaaagtaggactcaccctcgggtgttacatcttagtaattgtatctttaaagcttctgaactgtgtaaatggttacgtca includes:
- the LOC103436458 gene encoding uncharacterized protein encodes the protein MEGRVIKMAYARPKKTKIPPPSSEPKPITFNLYVENLPYEARSKDLKVLFKSEDYNVVTAEIVFQNNLRMSAGYGFVGFKTKAEAEAAHTGRCPLGNFCFLQLLMGRRIRVARGKQFVKVPKTESSKLGDKCTELNSSVEEDNTVVNDTN
- the LOC103436459 gene encoding blue copper protein, with amino-acid sequence MARIVGLVLVVAMVMMPRCLATVYTVGDSSGWASGVDYSTWTSGKTFKVGDSLVFNYGSGHTVDEVTDSDYKTCTVGNSITSDSSGTTTIPLKTAGTHNYICGSVGHCTMGMKLSVTVASGSTAAPSGNGKSTSGGSDGNSTITTPASTTKPSSTGDGSSHSSSLVVTLWSVISLVGFCMFLLI